The following proteins come from a genomic window of Montipora capricornis isolate CH-2021 chromosome 9, ASM3666992v2, whole genome shotgun sequence:
- the LOC138015951 gene encoding cyclic GMP-AMP synthase-like receptor 1, which yields MSRATGRKNRSGQVFDNNGNEMPDPHLLSPNSSTKSCDVSSASDNESWASEDSYPEELPSPPIQWKSEIPWTPDRRRSSIKKPQFQLDPVAIQLNEFYENRVRISLERKEICEEIAYNAMHKCFRKIQMVDSRFRANSLVSQGIPYDGLQAEEHIQMDMLVQLSPGSSSALYTALDERTGGIRLQPSSEDYNVWEDCITTNGFLSASKINSLLRRYVKKAVKVLNIHIKDGRTEKLPKQLGSISIEKGPVIRLIINKDISVDILPAFVIPDCRSDPARRDCPSSSHVVCKPYVQNEMIWRLSFYVAEKNRIRALSEGCRIQLIRILTEIRDNEDQLKRLSSYHVKTLLFHESDKFPDFHEWSADKITRRFYGLLERLKVALKECSLPHYFMQPPDFKPVNLFADLDGKTLSDMLDVVEDIMENPVGVLTTVGRERRQTMWPWEMGLFLPAGLTS from the coding sequence ATGTCGCGGGCGACGGGGAGAAAGAACAGAAGTGGCCAGGTTTTTgacaacaacggcaacgaaatgcCCGACCCTCACCTTTTGAGTCCGAATTCGTCAACGAAGAGCTGCGATGTATCCTCTGCTTCAGACAACGAGTCGTGGGCATCCGAAGACTCTTACCCCGAAGAGTTACCATCTCCGCCGATTCAGTGGAAATCTGAAATTCCGTGGACACCCGACCGCCGCCGAAGCTCCATCAAAAAACCTCAATTTCAACTCGACCCTGTCGCCATTCAACTGAACGAATTTTACGAGAATCGCGTGCGGATAAGCTTGGAGCGTAAAGAAATCTGCGAAGAAATAGCTTACAACGCAATGCATAAGTGCTTCCGGAAAATTCAAATGGTGGACAGTAGATTTCGCGCAAACAGTTTAGTATCGCAAGGTATTCCCTATGATGGGCTGCAAGCTGAAGAACATATTCAAATGGATATGTTGGTGCAGCTGTCACCCGGCTCAAGCTCTGCATTGTATACAGCACTGGATGAGCGGACCGGAGGTATTCGTCTGCAACCAAGCTCCGAAGATTACAATGTCTGGGAAGACTGCATCACGACGAACGGTTTCTTGTCAGCAAGCAAAATAAACTCGCTCCTACGGAGGTACGTCAAGAAAGCTGTTAAGGTCTTAAACATTCACATAAAGGACGGTCGAACGGAGAAACTTCCGAAGCAGCTGGGAAGCATATCCATCGAAAAAGGCCCCGTTATTCGTTTAATTATCAACAAAGATATATCGGTGGATATCCTTCCCGCATTTGTTATTCCTGATTGCCGCTCAGATCCAGCTCGCAGGGACTGTCCGTCTTCCTCTCACGTAGTTTGTAAGCCATACGTCCAAAACGAGATGATTTGGCGTTTGTCGTTTTACGTCGCGGAAAAGAATCGTATTCGAGCTCTCAGCGAAGGCTGTCGCATTCAACTGATTCGAATTCTCACAGAAATTCGTGACAACGAGGATCAACTCAAACGGCTTTCATCCTACCACGTTAAGACCCTGCTTTTCCACGAATCGGACAAGTTTCCAGACTTTCACGAGTGGAGCGCCGACAAAATTACTCGGCGTTTTTACGGACTGTTAGAAAGGCTGAAAGTAGCGCTGAAAGAGTGCAGCTTACCGCATTACTTCATGCAACCACCAGATTTCAAACCGGTGAATTTATTTGCTGACCTGGATGGAAAAACACTGTCCGACATGTTAGATGTGGTGGAAGATATTATGGAGAATCCAGTGGGTGTTCTCACGACTGTTGGACGAGAGAGAAGGCAGACCATGTGGCCATGGGAAATGGGGCTTTTTCTACCCGCGGGACTGACCTCGTAA
- the LOC138015486 gene encoding uncharacterized protein: MKMAPILPRDQSELETDKLNFIKFCSVVIGLFPHVLRQVFEQMWNKIRQRPWNDSDEVRNLFLEGEGGKTNVPTENSFTEWNSTALFEATLFAKMFGKPDGNGGHRTMKQLYVKCEPSPGAFHARIGGDFRPESETFALALDQLRLLRNALCYHINEQKIPKLKFDVYLDRTKEAFKALHQGNSVASLVDIENLTTRDFPSERFQRLVNDLTREKGSAIRFGQMRPIDYENVKPGEANMKKVMGDIGSGVRGVRSYVERKLNERRSDLNNKNIENIVNETNTNVHYSNEGATGIRSDEKGVNIVQTSVEASKNPEDSGSDTNDVNLKSVPLDKKEKLEEDAVHLKTEARKATANIESAVTDTRDNKIEASSVQTSRPEVQHKKSPRFTDMENACTIDCKGVRPRFPDVPTKVHRAVGASEDTKTLEITPERRNLGETESNEASSVKSKARYFEAKLNDQKPNANDKDLKIGVSLKTKNLNTGTKDAETSIENVTQSDAKHAGVDVEKKWQNFESNKRNVETGKINVKTRAENVFSGEKNVSRTQRSDLPLPAARNKRTDPPLPAARKKVGSDDSVVDKVKEASVDKKEYEESTDDNRNGETGKINAMIKKAENVLSGEKDVSRTQRTDLPLPAARNKRTDPPLPAARKKIETDDSVVDEVKEASVDKKEHEESTDDNRSGETGKINVMTKKAENVLSGEKDVSRTQRSDLPLPAARNKRTDPPLPAARKKKGTDDSVVDEVKGASVDKKKHEEPTDEKLKGPSVMRPLSTESKTPVSYGTAGTVGSSTSFFDLACTFLKVSDKTSEGFQEGSSGDLIDKQIMAYSYHNIGVQQINMKDFDGALESLQKAWELGGEHSSDDTQPANTLVAIGAVYLMRGDNGLAVESLQKAADSLSNLDHKKTAKVCFLLGIAQRRNGDVTEALESLQRASRLQKELLGDHSTTAESFQELGSVCSQLGDDVSAIEAFQEAAEMRSKVLGDHEDTADSYYCLGSAQLSKADYTEAQNSFKRASKMYEEMKGDDIDTARSFNELGIVCLRLGNDTSAVEAFQKAAEMRSKVLGDHEDTAYSYYCLGSAQLSKADYSEAQNSFKRASKMYEEMKGDDIDTARSFNELGIVCLRLGNDTSAVEAFQKAVDIKSKVLGDHKDTAKSYMNLGAAQLQEGDCNKALHSLQKASQLYEKILGDSPKTATSFHELGLAYLRLDDHSSASESLKVAAEMRSKVLGDNEATAYSYHLLGLAQFKRKDFSAALHSVQKESMINEKIKGDHIVTAASFHLLGRVYLEMNDGKAAVEALQKAASMRSKVSADHEDTADSYFLLGTAQQETGDLTGS, translated from the exons ATGAAAATGGCCCCAATTCTTCCGCGGGATCAGTCAGAGCTCGAGACAGACAAGCTAAACTTTATCAAGTTCTGCAgtgttgtgattggcttatttccaCATGTCCTTCGTCAAGTATTTGAGCAAATGTGGAACAAAATTAGACAACGCCCATGGAATGATTCCGATGAGGTTCGGAACTTGTTCCTTGAGGGGGAAGGTGGGAAGACAAATGTACCGACAGAAAATTCCTTCACGGAGTGGAATTCTACGGCTCTTTTTGAGGCTACTCTCTTTGCTAAAATGTTTGGAAAGCCAGATGGGAATGGAGGTCATCGAACGATGAAGCAGTTGTATGTGAAATGTGAACCATCGCCAGGAGCATTTCATGCGCGTATCGGAGGAGATTTTCGCCCTGAATCTGAAACGTTTGCCTTAGCTTTGGATCAGCTCCGCTTACTGAGAAACGCTCTTTGCTACCACATCAACGAGCAAAAGATACCCAAGTTGAAGTTTGACGTCTATCTCGACCGGACAAAGGAAGCATTTAAAGCTCTTCATCAAGGCAACAGCGTAGCTAGTTTGGTTGATATTGAAAACTTAACGACGCGTGACTTCCCCTCGGAAAGATTTCAGCGGCTTGTAAACGACTTAACAAGAGAAAAAGGATCAGCCATCAGGTTTGGGCAGATGAGGCCAATCGATTACGAAAACGTGAAACCTGGAGAAGCAAACATGAAGAAAGTTATGGGAGATATCGGGTCAGGCGTTAGAGGAGTGAGAAGTTATGTAGAAAGAAAACTGAATGAGAGAAGATCAGATTTGAACAATAAAAACATCGAAAATATAGTGAACGAAACCAACACAAACGTACACTATTCGAACGAAGGAGCAACTGGTATACGATCTGACGAAAAAGGTGTAAACATCGTACAGACAAGTGTAGAGGCGTCAAAGAATCCCGAAGACAGCGGATCAGACACGAATGACGTCAACTTGAAAAGTGTGCCTCTTGACAAGAAAGAGAAGTTGGAAGAAGATGCAGTACACCTTAAAACCGAGGCAAGAAAAGCGACCGCAAATATAGAAAGCGCTGTGACAGACACGAGAGATAACAAAATTGAAGCGTCAAGTGTCCAAACTAGTCGGCCAGAAGTACAACATAAGAAGTCTCCACGGTTTACCGATATGGAGAATGCATGCACGATAGACTGCAAAGGTGTAAGACCTCGATTTCCCGATGTCCCAACAAAGGTTCACCGCGCTGTTGGTGCAAGCGAGGACACCAAAACACTAGAGATAACACCTGAAAGGAGAAATTTGGGAGAGACCGAATCAAACGAAGCAAGTAGCGTGAAGAGCAAAGCAAGATACTTCGAGGCAAAACTCAACGATCAGAAACCTAATGCCAACGATAAAGATTTGAAAATTGGTGTGAGCCTTAAAACGAAAAACCTGAACACAGGAACTAAAGATGCAGAAACAAGCATTGAAAATGTCACTCAGTCGGacgcgaaacacgcaggagttgatgttgagaaaaaatggcaaaatttcgAATCCAATAAGAGAAATGTAGAAACAGGGAAAATCAATGTCAAGACGAGAGCGGAAAATGTCTTCTCAGGCGAGAAAAATGTGAGCCGAACGCAAAGAAGTGATCTACCGCTACCGGCAGCGAGAAATAAAAGAACTGATCCTCCGCTACCAGCAGCGAGAAAAAAAGTAGGATCTGATGATTCTGTTGTTGATAAGGTGAAGGAGGCCTCCGTCGACAAAAAAGAATACGAGGAATCAACTGATGATAATAGAAATGGAGAAACAGGGAAAATCAATGCCATGATAAAAAAGGCGGAAAATGTCCTCTCAGGCGAGAAAGATGTGAGCCGAACGCAAAGAACTGATCTACCGCTACCAGCAGCGAGAAATAAAAGAACTGATCCTCCGCTACCAGCAgcgagaaaaaaaatagaaactgATGATTCTGTTGTTGATGAGGTGAAGGAGGCCTCCGTCGACAAAAAAGAACACGAGGAATCAACTGATGATAATAGAAGTGGAGAAACAGGGAAAATCAATGTCATGACAAAAAAGGCGGAAAATGTCCTCTCAGGCGAGAAAGATGTGAGCCGAACGCAAAGAAGTGATCTACCGCTACCGGCAGCGAGAAATAAAAGAACTGATCCTCCGCTACCAGcagcgagaaaaaaaaaaggaactgatgATTCTGTTGTTGATGAGGTGAAGGGGGCCTCCgtcgacaaaaaaaaacacgaggAACCAACTGATGAAAAGTTGAAAG GTCCCTCGGTTATGCGCCCACTATCCACAGAGTCGAAAACCCCAGTTTCCTATGGAACGGCAGGTACCGTTGGTAGCAGCACAAGCTTCTTTGACCTCGCATGTACTTTTCTTAAGGTCAGTGACAAAACGTCAGAGGGCTTCCAAGAGGGATCCAGCGGGGATCTTATTGATAAACAAATCATGGCATACAGCTACCATAACATTGGTGTGCAGCAGATCAATATGAAGGACTTTGATGGCGCATTAGAGTCTTTGCAAAAGGCCTGGGAATTGGGCGGCGAGCACTCGTCAGATGACACCCAACCCGCTAACACTCTTGTCGCTATTGGAGCGGTTTATCTGATGAGGGGTGATAACGGGTTAGCGGTTGAGTCATTGCAGAAAGCGGCGGATTCGCTATCAAATCTGGATCACAAGAAAACGGCGAAGGTCTGTTTTTTACTAGGTATTGCTCAGCGTCGCAATGGAGATGTCACCGAAGCCTTAGAATCTCTGCAGAGGGCCTCGCGATTACAAAAGGAACTTTTGGGAGATCACTCTACCACCGCGGAAAGTTTTCAAGAACTAGGAAGTGTTTGTTCGCAGCTTGGTGACGACGTGTCGGCGATTGAAGCTTTCCAAGAAGCAGCAGAAATGAGATCGAAAGTACTCGGAGATCACGAAGACACCGCTGACAGCTACTATTGCCTCGGATCAGCGCAGCTTAGCAAGGCCGATTACACTGAAGCCCAGAATTCTTTCAAGAGGGCGTCGAAAATGTATGAGGAGATGAAAGGGGATGACATTGACACCGCTCGAAGCTTTAACGAGCTGGGAATTGTCTGTTTGCGTCTCGGTAATGACACGTCGGCAGTTGAAGCATTTCAAAAAGCAGCAGAAATGAGATCGAAAGTACTCGGAGATCACGAAGACACCGCTTACAGCTACTATTGCCTTGGGTCAGCGCAACTTAGCAAGGCCGATTACAGTGAAGCCCAGAATTCTTTCAAGAGGGCGTCGAAAATGTATGAGGAGATGAAAGGGGATGACATTGACACCGCTCGAAGCTTTAACGAGCTGGGAATTGTCTGTTTGCGTCTCGGTAATGACACGTCGGCAGTTGAAGCATTTCAAAAAGCAGTAGATATAAAATCGAAAGTGCTTGGCGATCACAAGGATACGGCAAAGAGCTACATGAATCTGGGTGCAGCACAGCTACAAGAAGGGGATTGTAACAAAGCTTTACATTCTTTGCAAAAAGCGTCGCAATTGTATGAGAAAATCTTAGGAGACTCTCCCAAGACCGCAACAAGTTTTCATGAGCTGGGACTTGCTTATTTACGGCTCGATGATCATTCCTCAGCCAGCGAGTCATTAAAGGTGGCAGCAGAAATGAGATCCAAAGTGCTTGGAGATAACGAGGCTACAGCTTACAGTTATCATTTACTTGGGTTGGCTCAATTTAAACGAAAGGACTTCAGCGCAGCATTGCATTCTGTGCAAAAGGAGTCAATGATCAATGAGAAAATCAAGGGGGATCACATCGTCACCGCGGCAAGCTTTCATTTGTTGGGAAGGGTGTATTTGGAAATGAATGATGGCAAGGCGGCTGTTGAAGCATTGCAAAAAGCAGCGAGCATGCGATCAAAAGTTTCTGCTGACCATGAAGACACAGCAGACAGCTATTTCTTGCTTGGCACAGCACAGCAGGAAACCGGGGATCTCACGGGATCGTAA